In the genome of Pichia kudriavzevii chromosome 4, complete sequence, one region contains:
- a CDS encoding uncharacterized protein (PKUD0D05910; similar to Saccharomyces cerevisiae YGR197C (SNG1) and YJR015W (YJR015W); ancestral locus Anc_5.143) — MGYDPTNIENSSSDSSENNVEMYMGKQGEPENGDKGEESSLMRTVSEYNPEAVETGEASVRAYEESKALEEGKFLPPPPPKYSIFSPELHTFRLQVLKKQVVVILIFWVFILSVWSIYWGSMYKRETRTVNLNILIGVEDDPNAPISQALVNASKQVPNSPTWQVRSGLTTEEYVQLVHDQEYWGAIYVTSNNVSSDIVSAFNNGKNVSTENMVQSYYETAKDPTTLQGVVEPILYRFESYFQRQLQQVTYPQIITNLSNEQFNSLRYTNILTEVPVITYIDGRPIQSVAIGPLQVGLIYMIIITFFQFMWMTGINGMVAKKIRPMQYIVFQLFNSQLIFLFISLAFTCLNSAFQIKMNGTWSGGFGVFWMISFLTMSAVGGANHNVALILTPIHAPLIGFWMLFFVMINISATFAPIPLCPEFFRFTYAMPIKNGYELMKICLYDTSHRHMGRYFGILIAWIAANNLLMPLCIMFFASRMKAKMLKADREKNN; from the coding sequence ATGGGCTACGATCCAACCAATATAGAGAATTCTAGCTCCGATAGTTCGGAGAACAATGTCGAAATGTACATGGGGAAACAAGGAGAACCTGAGAACGGAGATAAAGGAGAAGAGTCCTCCTTAATGAGAACAGTCTCCGAATACAATCCGGAGGCTGTTGAGACGGGGGAAGCATCTGTCCGTGCCTACGAAGAAAGTAAGGCACTGGAGGAAGGTAAGTTCTTACCACCACCTCCTCCGAAATATTCTATATTCAGTCCTGAGTTGCACACATTCAGGTTGcaggttttgaaaaaacaggTTGTTGTTATTCTCATATTCTGGGTGTTTATTTTAAGTGTATGGTCCATTTACTGGGGGTCAATGTACAAGAGAGAGACACGAACGGTGAATTTGAACATCTTAATTGGAGTGGAAGATGACCCCAATGCTCCCATCTCACAGGCTTTGGTGAATGCGTCCAAACAGGTGCCCAATAGTCCCACATGGCAGGTAAGGTCTGGTCTAACCACCGAGGAATACGTGCAGTTGGTCCATGACCAAGAATACTGGGGGGCCATTTATGTGACAAGTAACAACGTATCCAGTGACATTGTATCTGCCTTCAACAATGGCAAGAATGTCTCTACTGAGAACATGGTGCAGTCGTACTATGAAACGGCAAAGGACCCAACCACTTTACAAGGCGTGGTGGAGCCAATATTATATAGGTTTGAGAGCTATTTCCAGAGACAGTTACAACAAGTCACATATCCTCAGATCATCACCAACCTAAGCAATGAACAATTCAATAGTTTGAGATATACCAATATATTGACCGAGGTTCCCGTTATCACCTACATCGACGGGAGACCCATCCAGTCAGTTGCGATTGGTCCATTACAGGTGGGGTTGATTTATATGATTATTATAacttttttccaatttatGTGGATGACCGGCATCAATGGAATGGTtgccaaaaaaatcagGCCAATGCAGTATATTGTGTTTCAGTTGTTTAACTCGCAGttaatatttttgtttatttccCTAGCCTTTACATGCCTAAACAGTGcctttcaaataaaaatgaacGGAACTTGGAGTGGTGGATTCGGTGTGTTTTGGATGATATCCTTCTTGACAATGTCTGCAGTTGGTGGTGCCAACCATAACGTGGCACTAATACTAACGCCAATTCATGCTCCCTTGATTGGATTCTGGATGTTATTCTTTGTGATGATCAACATTTCTGCTACATTTGCACCAATCCCCCTCTGCCCAGAGTTTTTCAGGTTCACCTATGCAATGCCAATAAAAAATGGCTatgaattgatgaaaatatgtTTGTACGATACATCGCATAGACATATGGGTAGATATTTCGGTATTCTAATTGCATGGATTGCTGCAAACAATTTATTGATGCCTCTATGTATCATGTTCTTTGCGTCCCGCATGAAGGCAAAGATGCTAAAGGCGGAcagagagaaaaacaattga
- a CDS encoding uncharacterized protein (PKUD0D05870; similar to Saccharomyces cerevisiae YML071C (COG8); ancestral locus Anc_4.339), with protein sequence MSSTQLLLDTILPEHSSSQEWNRKALEFLDSFLNSENTTSLLETTVATPEDSSVGLAETIAELSNDSRILDGKIVSTLSTETNLSLLVNSCNVFNDSVAKFSSLLESTRKQVELIEEHSTISTVNLKKLSIPQTQNIAPLLYNFSDMVLLLEIPALTKLLIAKSQFADCIQLSSISKNLQIRYHKLPLVNSIQENTSLQISDMVKKLSGLLLSNIKQSSMIKILSHLKKVIPDNDHLKSIFLHLRFAFIMDELDTLTPLLNSRLYEKYLKRVLEVFREFCFQTLITFHSFFDSDRQLMHSFISSLATKLCGIITENIKHISDPSTRDSLLLQLIYCSSSLSRLGGDFTQTLLCMLPPAVDKQTLFTIIHKQKTLTNRL encoded by the coding sequence ATGTCCTCGACACAGCTCTTGTTAGACACCATCCTTCCGGAACATTCTTCCTCTCAGGAATGGAATAGAAAGGCGCTAGAATTTTTAGATTCCTTCTTAAATTCAGAGAACACAACGTCTTTGCTCGAGACAACGGTGGCCACACCTGAAGACAGCAGTGTTGGGTTGGCAGAAACTATTGCTGAACTTTCCAATGATTCACGGATCCTAGATGGGAAAATAGTCTCTACTTTATCAACAGAAACTAATTTGTCTCTCTTGGTAAATTCATGCAAcgttttcaatgattcgGTTGCGAAGTTCAGTTCTTTGCTCGAGTCGACGAGAAAACAGGTCGAACTAATCGAAGAACACAGCACAATATCAACTgttaatttgaaaaaactaagCATACCTCAAACCCAAAACATTGCACCTTTATTATACAACTTCTCCGATATGGTCTTACTGCTTGAAATCCCGGCACTGACTAAGCTGTTGATAGCAAAATCACAATTTGCCGATTGTATACAactttcatcaatatctaaGAATCTACAGATCCGGTACCACAAGCTTCCATTGGTGAACAGTATCCAAGAAAATACGTCGTTGCAAATCTCAGATATGGTCAAAAAACTATCGGGTCTATTGTTGTCAAACATCAAGCAATCTTCCATGATCAAGATACTATCgcatttgaaaaaagtgaTACCCGATAACGACCACTTGAAATCGATCTTTCTCCATCTCCGTTTTGCATTTATCATGGACGAACTAGATACACTAACTCCATTATTAAATTCCAGGTTGTACGAGAAATACCTTAAAAGAGTGCTCGAGGTGTTTAGGGAGTTTTGTTTCCAAACTTTAATTACGTTCCACTCCTTTTTTGATTCGGATAGACAACTGATGCATTCATTTATCTCCTCATTGGCAACAAAGCTTTGCGGTATTATTacagaaaatataaaacaCATCTCGGACCCGTCAACAAGAGACTCCTTGTTACTACAACTCATATACTGCTCCTCTTCTCTCTCTCGACTGGGCGGCGATTTCACCCAGACACTCCTGTGTATGCTCCCCCCAGCAGTGGACAAACAGACTCTCTTTACTATCATTCACAAGCAGAAGACCCTTACTAACAGGCTGTAG
- a CDS encoding uncharacterized protein (PKUD0D05900; similar to Saccharomyces cerevisiae YML077W (BET5); ancestral locus Anc_4.345), giving the protein MALSFWIFDRHTECLYHRDFVENTVNTRNSTDEAKLLLGMIHSLRSISHKLAPPNNDNLFDDSLQLASRNRVHTVETRNYTAHILQSLNGLLFVLIVANNEKKDNQQGQRQVNTSQTLETLKAFYRDVWTVSIPQNGMARVSKNESIVINDTRFTDNVDKLLRDL; this is encoded by the coding sequence ATGGCTCTTTCGTTCTGGATCTTTGACAGACACACGGAGTGTCTCTACCACAGAGactttgttgaaaacaCAGTCAACACACGAAATAGCACAGATGAAGCCAAGCTTTTGCTGGGGATGATACACTCGCTACGAAGTATCTCACATAAACTAGCACCGCCAAACAATGACAACTTGTTTGACGACTCTCTCCAGCTTGCATCCCGCAATAGGGTTCATACAGTGGAGACACGCAACTATACTGCTCATATTTTGCAATCGCTAAATGGGTTGCTATTTGTGCTGATTGTTGcaaataatgaaaagaaagacaacCAGCAAGGACAGCGACAGGTGAACACATCACAAACCTTGGAGACATTGAAGGCATTTTACAGGGATGTGTGGACTGTTTCAATTCCACAGAATGGGATGGCTCGTGTCTCCAAGAACGAAAGTATAGTGATCAATGACACGCGGTTCACAGACAATGTTGATAAGCTATTAAGAGATTTATAA
- a CDS encoding uncharacterized protein (PKUD0D05860; similar to Saccharomyces cerevisiae YML072C (TCB3); ancestral locus Anc_4.340), producing MAGVQPGTPAKVEDMSSYVPTINIDLKKSTQNAAAKEQAGKPESETLNVNDDNASVRSNGSSTSSYIHDNEFIAPKDYSMSFPWKKIGAFIEDSSNLTPEELHEFSSDDSDNKLVTYIYEKYYADLYWNMALVVGCCFASWMFSYYGFGLLSFLFVSLFTFAAYRTEFRRFNTNIRDDMQRIQSKENLEKKLESMDWLNSFLAKFWVIYMPALSDLVISNTNLILKDVQPPPPIIKLSLDEFTLGTKAPKIDSIRSFTKLGKDLYQMDWKFNFTPNDISDMTQNELKNKIDPKISLGIRIGKGLVSASLPVLVENMSFVGNMRIKIKLGDIFPHIDVVSICFLEPPSIDYALKPVGGNTLGIDVMSVIPGLSSFVKSLINSNLAPIMYYPNTIDVKPTEILQPPSAIGVLDVKIRGVEYSSNEKINPYVEYSISSNSLKKYQTDIKSNTTVPVFNEWEHILINDMNQNINFQLFTVLKNGDSKLLGESKFELQDLLQDSVLEMNVEKLTKNNKNVGKIVYDLKWYPVIDIVNSEAAESSEIGIINLNILSALGLDTSSSMIGKLSTFVEVYIDDLLIEKSRIVKGNNQPEYNFQFEDLIYHRSTSVLKILIKDISSFNETVIAEYQSKVLDVTLINSENIDEVNQNQVVKPFTKGKGKLNFSALWKPLGSISENDDDAENDVSFTPPIGIFKIDIDSCENLDKMDSLSNMNPFIQIISGGKVKARTEAIDRTLNPVFKEDFYISVLSKNQKIRLNCMDAEPKGKEDRLIGQLILNTRSFFDDPDFHNKEVSISKELLRNGKVTGKINFKLHFYPLMEVFSHNEIKQIQMLQQEESEKSEDLDELEEQARFLEDYKKHPDDYEWVDDDDNGAKQILEANKNKVIMSLDEVVKYNSGVLGINVLSGTLHEKHCFVQFFIDDHSYPDFTTRGSRHGRISSCSGDCFIRDLKHSILNIRITKRENPKYRDDIIYETVDSFNVLELLKSGFDESVELDLNGNKLDIIFEFVPAITDDALNVFESVEDTGLLTVGLLRANGLLSADRNGYSDPYVEGYINQKHLFKSKTIKKTLNPEWNEVFKVPIKSKTRQSLTLFVWDWDLAGDNDPLGNVTIPLKNLPANEDVFQSFKLNTQGAVELRLNFQPGYLKPNSISLLTSVKNDDGQNIPGLQSVNNLVSTTGAIGKMGTDAVGGLAGSGLNKLKSVSNIRNGGSTSSSNGDAETVNSRKGFTPHLPHLRAPFSHKKKPSYEYQDSRMSKDFASSVRKSQEFPAGDVNNTPPQLRIPSSPGNIDNGNYLKGRTSMDVVSVNTAAFQGSAAIAGRLTILDFESKRLSKVNYSVKVMIRSNNGSEKNVYKTKKMKCEGDAVKWHENAIFKCVPSTTMIFQLRENHAFGKTEELAQGEILLEQVAGVKDDIRITLRGKVEGYLNVNFNYA from the coding sequence ATGGCCGGGGTACAGCCAGGAACACCAGCCAAGGTAGAGGACATGTCTTCATACGTCCCTACCATCAACATtgacttgaagaaatctaCGCAGAATGCTGCAGCTAAGGAACAAGCTGGGAAACCAGAGTCAGAAACTCTAAATGtgaatgatgataatgCATCGGTGAGGTCCAATGGATCTTCCACGTCGTCGTATATCCACGATAATGAATTTATTGCACCTAAAGACTATTCGATGTCTTTTCcatggaaaaaaattggtgCCTTTATTGAAGACTCTTCCAATTTGACACCCGAGGAATTACACGAGTTTTCAAGTGATGACAGTGACAACAAATTGGtcacatatatatatgagAAATACTATGCAGATTTGTATTGGAACATGGCGTTGGTTGTGGGCTGCTGTTTTGCCTCTTGGATGTTTTCATATTACGGATTCGGATTGttatcatttttgtttgtttccTTATTCACTTTTGCAGCCTATCGTACTGAATTTAGAAGATTCAATACTAACATCAGAGATGATATGCAAAGAATTCAATCAAAGGAGaatttggagaagaaattggaatCGATGGATTGGTTGAACAGTTTCTTAGCTAAGTTTTGGGTTATTTACATGCCTGCATTGTCTGATTTAGTGATCTCTAATACTAATCTCATCCTCAAAGATGTTCAACCACCTCCACCAATCATAAAGTTGTCCTTGGATGAGTTTACCTTAGGTACGAAGGCACCCAAAATTGATTCCATTCGTTCATTCACTAAACTAGGTAAGGATTTATACCAAATGGATTGgaaattcaatttcacGCCAAATGATATAAGTGATATGACCCaaaatgaattgaaaaataagaTTGATCCAAAAATTTCTCTTGGTATTAGAATAGGTAAAGGATTGGTGAGTGCCTCTTTACCTGTTTTAGTCGAGAATATGTCATTTGTTGGTAACATGAGGATCAAAATTAAATTAGGTGATATCTTTCCACATATTGATGTTGTATCAATTTGCTTTCTTGAACCACCATCTATTGATTACGCTTTAAAACCTGTTGGTGGTAACACCTTGGGTATTGATGTTATGTCAGTTATTCCGGGATTATCATCATTTGTTAAAAGCTTGATCAATTCCAACTTGGCGCCAATTATGTATTACCCAAATACAATTGACGTGAAGCCTACTGAAATTTTACAACCCCCTTCTGCAATTGGGGTATTAGATGTTAAGATTAGAGGAGTTGagtattcttcaaatgagaaaattaaTCCTTATGTTGAATATTCAATATCAAGTAAcagtttgaagaaatatcaGACCGATATCAAATCTAATACTACAGTTcctgttttcaatgaatGGGAGCATATTCTAATTAACGACATGAACCAAAATAtaaatttccaattgttcACGGTATTAAAAAACGGAGACTCCAAATTACTAGGTGAGTCTAAGTTTGAGTTACAAGATTTACTTCAAGACTCGGTTCTGGAAATGAATGTTGAAAAGCTTaccaaaaataacaaaaatgTCGGAAAAATTGTGTATGATTTGAAATGGTATCCTGTTATTGATATTGTCAACTCTGAAGCCGCTGAAAGTTCCGAAATTGGCATCATCaacttgaatattttaTCAGCGCTTGGTTTAGACACTTCGTCATCGATGATAGGTAAGCTATCTACATTTGTTGAGGTCTACATTGATGATCTACtgattgaaaaatccagAATTGTCAAAGGTAATAATCAACCAGAGTataatttccaatttgagGACCTAATTTACCATCGTTCAACTTCGGTTTTGAAGATTCTGATCAAAGACATATCTTCATTCAACGAAACTGTTATTGCGGAATACCAATCGAAAGTTTTAGATGTCACTTTAATAAATAgtgaaaatattgatgagGTTAATCAAAACCAAGTTGTGAAACCGTTCACCAAGGGCAAGGGtaaattgaatttttcgGCTTTATGGAAGCCTCTGGGGTCAATATCTgagaatgatgatgatgcaGAAAATGACGTTTCATTTACTCCACCAATTggtattttcaaaattgatattgattctTGCGAGAACTTGGATAAGATGGATTCCTTGTCAAATATGAACCCATTTATTCAGATTATAAGCGGAGGTAAAGTTAAGGCAAGGACAGAAGCTATCGACAGAACTCTAAACCCTGTTTTCAAGGAAGATTTCTATATTTCAGTTTTATcgaaaaatcaaaaaattagaCTAAATTGTATGGATGCTGAACCTAAGGGTAAAGAAGATAGATTAATTGGTCAATTGATCCTCAATACCAGGtcattttttgatgatcCGGATTTCCATAATAAAGAGGTCTCTATTTCTAAAGAGTTATTGAGAAATGGTAAAGTTACTGGTAAgattaatttcaaattacACTTTTATCCATTAATGGAAGTTTTCTCTCACAACGAGATCAAACAAATCCAGATGTtacaacaagaagaaagcGAAAAATCCGAAGATTTGGATGAGTTAGAAGAGCAAGCCAGGTTTTTGGAAGATTATAAGAAACATCCAGACGATTATGAATGggttgatgatgacgataATGGGGCCAAACAAATTCTGGAGGCTAATAAAAATAAGGTAATCATGTCATTAGATGAAGTCGTAAAGTATAACAGTGGTGTTCTGGGTATCAATGTCCTTTCGGGCACGTTGCATGAGAAACATTGTTTTGTGCAGTTTTTCATCGACGACCATTCATATCCAGATTTTACAACTAGAGGTTCCAGACATGGTAgaatttcatcttgttCAGGGGACTGTTTTATTCGTGACTTGAAACATtctattttgaatattagAATTACGAAGAGGGAAAATCCAAAGTACAGGGATGACATTATCTATGAAACTGTTGATTCATTCAATGTTTTAGAGCTATTAAAATCAGGATTTGACGAGTCCGTTGAGCTCGACTTAAATGGCAATAAGTTAGAtatcatttttgaatttgttccTGCAATCACTGACGATGCATTAAACGTCTTTGAGAGTGTCGAAGATACTGGTTTGCTAACGGTAGGTTTACTACGAGCAAATGGATTGCTCTCAGCTGACAGAAATGGTTATTCTGATCCATACGTTGAAGGTTATATCAACCAGAAACACCTATTTAAGTCTAAAACTATTAAAAAGACTCTTAATCCTGAATGGAATGAGGTTTTCAAAGTGCCGattaaatcaaaaactaGACAATCTTTAACATTATTTGTGTGGGATTGGGATTTAGCTGGTGATAATGATCCATTAGGAAATGTTACTATCCCTCTCAAAAACCTGCCGGCTAACGAAGATGTCTTCCAATCCTTCAAATTGAATACGCAAGGTGCAGTTGAATTGAGGTTGAACTTCCAACCAGGTTATTTGAAACCCAACTCAATATCTTTATTGACTTCTGTGAAAAATGATGACGGACAAAATATACCGGGCTTGCAATCAGTGAATAACTTAGTTTCAACCACAGGTGCAATAGGTAAAATGGGTACCGATGCTGTCGGTGGTCTGGCAGGTAGTGGACTAAATAAGCTAAAGAGCGTTTCCAACATTAGAAATGGAGGATCTACTTCTAGCTCTAACGGTGATGCAGAAACCGTAAATTCCAGGAAGGGATTTACTCCACATTTGCCACATTTGAGAGCTCCATTTTcacataaaaaaaaaccatcGTATGAGTATCAAGATTCAAGAATGAGCAAAGATTTTGCTTCATCAGTAAGGAAATCACAAGAATTCCCAGCCGGGGATGTCAACAACACACCTCCCCAACTAAGGATTCCTTCATCTCCAGGTAACATCGATAATGGTAATTATCTGAAAGGAAGAACATCGATGGATGTGGTTAGTGTCAACACTGCAGCATTTCAAGGTTCTGCGGCCATTGCAGGGCGCCTGACTATTCTAGATTTTGAATCTAAACGGCTAAGTAAGGTTAATTACAGCGTTAAGGTTATGATTAGATCAAATAATGGCAGCGAGAAGAATGTttacaaaacaaagaagatgaaatgCGAAGGTGATGCAGTTAAATGGCAtgaaaatgctattttcaaatgtgtCCCTAGTACAACTATGATTTTCCAGCTGAGAGAAAATCACGCCTTTGGAAAGACCGAGGAGCTAGCACAAGGCGAAATCCTACTAGAACAAGTCGCTGGTGTGAAGGATGATATCAGAATTACATTAAGAGGTAAGGTTGAAGGCTATTTGAACGTTAACTTCAATTACGCTTGA
- a CDS encoding uncharacterized protein (PKUD0D05880; similar to Saccharomyces cerevisiae YLR447C (VMA6); ancestral locus Anc_4.338) translates to MEGLFFNIDNGYLEALVRGHKNSLLTASQYTNLTQCDTLDDIKLQLSATEYSDVLSDINETLTTSVIEKKLNKKLVEDFNYLKSQSSGTMAKFIEFMTYGYMIDNVLLIITGTIHNRDKGEILSKCHPLGWFDTLPALSIATDLTSLYESVLIDTPLAKYFHGCLLTIDDLDDLNIEIVRNMLYRAYLEDFYDFCLKELPNPSDEIMSKLLNFEADKRSINIALNSLDTELSIDDKERMMPTIGSLASNDSIRHQLITSDNLESLQLAINGVGLYSDLFNNDDGEGSSTLEDKLYSIEMSMNRDAFAQQFTISTVYAFVRSREQEIRNLAWVCECIAQGQRGRINNYVAVY, encoded by the coding sequence ATGGAAGGGCTTTTCTTTAACATTGACAATGGGTATTTGGAAGCGTTGGTGAGAGGCCACAAGAACAGCCTTCTTACTGCTTCGCAATACACCAACTTAACCCAGTGTGATACGTTGGACGATATCAAGCTTCAACTATCAGCAACTGAATACAGTGATGTTTTAAGCGATATCAACGAAACTCTAACGACCTCTGtcattgaaaagaaattgaataaGAAACTcgttgaagatttcaacTATTTGAAGTCTCAGAGTAGTGGAACAATGGCtaaatttattgaattcATGACATACGGTTATATGATTGACAATGTTTTATTGATTATCACGGGTACCATCCATAATAGAGACAAGGGCGAAATTTTAAGCAAATGTCACCCGTTAGGATGGTTTGATACATTGCCAGCGTTATCTATTGCTACTGATCTAACATCTTTATATGAGAGTGTCTTGATTGATACACCATTAGCCAAATATTTCCATGGATGTTTGTTAACCATCGATGACTTGGATGACTTGAACATTGAGATTGTGCGTAACATGCTCTATCGGGCATACCTGGAGGACTTTTACGATTTTTGTCTGAAGGAGCTTCCAAATCCTAGTGATGAAATTATGAGTAAGTTACTCAATTTTGAAGCTGATAAGAGAAGTATCAATATTGCCCTAAATTCCCTCGACACTGAGTTGAGCATCGACGACAAGGAGAGAATGATGCCAACCATTGGCTCGTTGGCGTCAAACGACAGTATCAGACACCAATTGATCACTAGCGACAATTTAGAGAGTCTACAATTGGCAATCAATGGTGTTGGGCTTTACAGTGATTTATTCAATAATGACGACGGTGAGGGAAGCTCTACCTTAGAGGATAAACTCTACTCCATTGAGATGTCCATGAACCGTGATGCGTTTGCACAACAGTTCACCATATCCACTGTTTATGCCTTTGTGCGTTCCCGTGAGCAAGAGATCCGGAACCTAGCATGGGTCTGTGAATGTATTGCACAGGGACAAAGAGGACGTATCAACAACTACGTTGCTGTCTATTAA
- a CDS encoding uncharacterized protein (PKUD0D05890; similar to Saccharomyces cerevisiae YJR125C (ENT3); ancestral locus Anc_4.346), with amino-acid sequence MDLSKTMNNLSLWEVKSYVRKAQNAVLNLSETEARVREATNNEPWGASSTLMATIARGTFNYRDREEICNMLFRRFTEKAANEWRQIYKALQLLEYLVKHGSERFVDDARANVALVSMLKSFHYIDSKGVDQGINVRNRARDVAALLNDENRIRAERRKAKENTKKFEGVSSTSVGAGSYSGSSTYGGYEGRVFGDGGVFGQRTAPEGERVATSAAGSTRTADRGASHAAFDEYEDDNTNFGNQNTNKADDSTTNNVGNANLLDNDDDGDGDDDEFDDFQSAPTPSVPASTTVNTGGNAGNIDLLASLVTPGQPATPAPTTTPAIASTPAKPVDLFGSLLSDAKVSAHKPYTSAAATNTASTSNVSNVSMPNNKNNNYNYSNNINNNNSTQRSNPPPPPKNNNNIVDLLDL; translated from the coding sequence ATGGATCTCAGCAAGACTATGAACAACCTCTCGCTCTGGGAGGTCAAGTCGTATGTGCGTAAGGCGCAAAATGCTGTTCTCAATCTCTCCGAAACCGAGGCCCGTGTGAGAGAGGCAACCAACAACGAACCATGGGGGGCATCGTCTACCTTGATGGCCACCATTGCTCGTGGGACGTTCAACTACAGAGACCGTGAGGAGATTTGCAACATGTTGTTCCGCCGATTCACAGAGAAGGCTGCCAATGAGTGGCGTCAAATCTATAAAGCATTACAGCTTCTTGAGTATTTGGTCAAACATGGATCTGAGAggtttgttgatgatgccCGTGCAAACGTGGCACTTGTCTCTATGCTCAAGTCTTTCCACTACATTGATTCCAAGGGCGTTGACCAAGGCATAAATGTCAGAAACCGTGCCCGTGACGTGGCTGCACTCTTGAACGATGAAAACAGAATCCGTGcagagagaagaaaagcCAAGGAAAACACAAAGAAGTTTGAAGGCGTCAGTAGCACCTCTGTTGGTGCTGGCAGCTACAGTGGCAGTAGTACCTATGGCGGATATGAGGGGCGTGTCTTTGGTGACGGTGGTGTCTTTGGACAGAGAACTGCTCCAGAAGGAGAAAGGGTAGCTACAAGTGCTGCTGGTAGTACTAGGACCGCCGATAGAGGAGCATCACATGCTGCCTTTGATGAATACGAGGATGATAATACCAACTTTGGTAATCAAAATACTAATAAAGCCGATGATTCAACTACTAACAATGTTGGCAATGCGAATCTTCTcgataatgatgatgatggtgatggtgatgacgACGAGTTTGACGATTTCCAGAGCGCTCCAACACCTTCAGTACCAGCCAGCACTACTGTCAATACAGGTGGCAATGCTGGTAACATTGATCTGTTGGCATCGCTTGTCACTCCAGGTCAACCAGCGACACCTGCACCAACTACTACTCCTGCAATTGCATCTACACCAGCCAAACCCGTTGACTTATTCGGCTCCCTTCTAAGTGATGCTAAGGTCAGTGCACACAAGCCATATACGTCTGCAGCAGCAACCAATACTGCTAGTACCTCCAATGTTTCTAATGTTTCCATGCCAAATaacaagaacaacaactacaactacagcaataacatcaataacaacaatagcACACAACGTTCAaatcctcctcctcctccaaaaaataacaataacattGTCGATCTCCTAGATTTATAA